A region of the Anolis carolinensis isolate JA03-04 chromosome 1, rAnoCar3.1.pri, whole genome shotgun sequence genome:
atgcagtctgaccaaATAAAAAGACATTATGAAAAGTCcatcaatataataacaatacaagTTTATGTTCCAACTACACATGCAGAAGACAAAATTGAAATGTTCTATGCTGGAGGCTAGGAGCCTTTGCAACATAGAGAGCTGTGTCTCACAGTGAAAGAGGGTGCCTCTGAGGATGATGGGCAGTCTTATACTGGAaatgtttagagcaggggtcctcaaactttttaagtggagggccggttcatggtccctcaggctgttgaggggccaaattatcatttgaaaaaaaaaacactaacaaattcctatgcacactgcacatatcttatttgtagtgcaaaaaaccaaacaaaccccaacaacaactatttatttatttgctacatttataccccaccctctctcaccccgaaggggactcagagcggcttacaagttgtatgtacatacaatatataatattattggcatagcataatattagcattatgtattactatattgtcctataccactataccataatattattagtaatattacatttaatatataatatataattaatattattatatcatataattattagtattgtattacattataatattagtatcaatattatatgtatacacaatgtattcaattattaccatagcacagtattagtaaatgaaagaacaatacaatatttaaaaataaaaacaattttaaccaacataaacctatcaggatttcaatgggaagtctgagtctgcttctggccaatgagagagccaagttaagtaggattgttggtattgtgtgccttcaagtcatttcagactttgggtgaggcgaagtctaaaactaagagcgggggccaggtaaatgaccttggagggccacatccggcccccggggcttagtttggggacccctggtttagaggctTTCCTGGACAACCATCTAGTGGAGATGCTATGTAGTTGCAAGCAGTACTGCATATTTAGATTGAACTAAATGAACTCCAAGATCCCCACCAGTCCTAAAGTTTTATGATTCCATGTCCTGGCCcgattatatatgtattgtacaTAGCAGGCCATCCTGTGGCTATGCCTTATCAATTACATGTGATAACCTTTCTCCTTCTGATGCTATCACTTACAAACACCGATATGATATTGATCTCACATGCCTTAGATTGTATTTTGAATAAGCAATCAAGTATAACCCAGGCTTATGCCACATTATAATAAGCAAAACAAAACTTTGGAGTTACACTCTGATGTAATGGAAATTGTACTCAAAGCTGGTTATAACTTCTAAGAAAAACATCAACTATCAACTCACGTATGATTCAATATAAAAAAATCAAGTAGGGGAGACTCCAAGAATTATAAGGATGCTGAGTTTAAGTTTTACCTGGAGAGCCAGTAGTATGCCATAAAACACTTAAATCCCATAAGGGGAATATAGATAAGGCAGACTCTGATGTTGTAAGTCACAATCAAGGCCAGATCCTGTTAAAAGAGATAAACAACAGACAATCTTTAAGTCAGAGCCATTAGACTACACACAAATTGGTGTGCTTTAGATTAAATTCCAGTGGGACTTAAAGATAATGTAAGAGTGCCTACCAGCCACTCTTTGCGCTTGATTGAAGAGTAGAATATGGAGATCTGGAAGAAGGGAACTAGCAAAGTTGGGGCCATGACtattgaagaaaagaaaaaaacatgttgGAATTCAAATGACTTTTATTCGGAACATGCATACttacagtattttcctttggaaTGGTTCAATATGGCCAATTAGTAGGGagattgagggttttttttggctTTCCAGATGGTTTGGATTAACACTCCCAtaatgctggctgggatttctggaagctgaatccaaacatCTGAAGGGACAGCCTTATTTTTGGTGCCATTTACAGGGATGGAAATTCTATTTCCCAATGCTCATTTCattgtaatgtgttttaattttgtactgtatattatttgtttactgggcttggtccccatgtaagctaccccaagtcccttcagggagatggaggcgggttataagaataaagttattattatattacgtaTTTCATTTTCAGTTGAAAAATGTCAGGAAGCTGTTCAAAAGAATAATTGATCTGCACACATTTCTCCCTAAAACCTAAACTTTCCAAATTATGTAAAGAAATACACTCGGTGTGTGCTTGTTTGGTAAGCACAAGTATAAAACCCCAATGTTTTCTGAAAATATAATTTGTGTgtttagaaagaaaaaagactGTGTATTTCTCCGCAAAATAATTTTCCAAAAATATTCTTATAATGGAATACTCTGGAGAATTATCTTATTCCACAGCAGGGACAAAAGAACTAGAGTAATGACCTTGAACATGGAGATGAAATAGTGGAAGATGTATTTCTCCAGTCAAAAGGAGTCCCTTTTTCTCATTTTTACCTGTTCTTCATTTTACATTCCTTTCCACACCTTATTCCCTTTTATCTACTCAAAGTGGGAGTCTAATAGCAAAAAATAACTAATTTTATCCAGCCCTGACTTCTTTATGATTATGCTAACTTTATGGTTATGCTAACTTAAGCTTGTTACTCGGGACTATGTTTCCAATGCTCCAACTTCTACAATGAATGAATGCACCTCTCACATAGCAATGTGTTCTTCTCACATTACACCTTATTTTGAATCCTTTGAATTTCAAATTCTTTTGGCCTGGATGCTATAACCTGTACTCTTCCCCTGTCATTTAGGAACTATTAAATCAGATACAGGAGGCAGAAATATTGCATCATTTTTCAGTGGCAGTGATACTTACAGAAGAAGTACTTATGTTGGTAGTTGTAAGGCAtgaacttcttcttcttcatcccaAGCTGTGAAGAAAGATGCATCATTTGGGCAATAGGCAACCATTCCGCCTTTTACCACAGTTTACTGTTACATTGGTATCATTCCCCTATTCATAATACATGCATGAGCATTACTTCTGTGTCTCTTTAGGCTCAACCTGAGAATACAGGTATGAAAACTGAAACAAAAGCTAGATTATAAATTTATGAAAATACAGGCCCCTGGTACTGTGTGCAGCATGGCCAATGAAATGGCCAATTTGGGAAATTGTGTCCAGAACGTTATTTATGACATCCGCTGCCTGCTTTTCTGCTTGCTGGGGCTTGACAGTTTCCTGTTGAAACTAATCCAGCCTCAGGTATCTTATTTAAAGTAATGGTTTATTCACAACTTCTAATTAGATGCTCTACTTAAGCATTCTTTCTGTAATATATACACTGTAAACATACCTCTGCAGCCAGTGTCTTTCCCAAAGCAAACAGAATGGGGTGCATATTGAGATCAGGGTCTTTACGAAAGCAGTTAGGTTTAGCATGGTGCTGGAAATGCAGATAATTCCACCACTGGGCTGGCATTCCCTGTTGGAAAGGAGAATACTGGATTTAGAACCCATATGCCTTCAGAAAGTTAGCTGACTCCTAAAGGAAAAGTTATTTACCTTCACTAGGCTCATTAAGATCTTGTGAGTCACATGATTCCATTTGGATGTACTGAGGACAGAAAGGTGCCCAAGGTCATGCTGTAACCAGGACATCTGGGTCTATAAAACAAGGGACCATTTAGAAACAAGTCTCACATTCAGTGCAAAACCAATAAAAAGTGGGGTcaatgcaacattttttttacaattccTGTGAGAGCACCTATACGAAATTCAGTAACACTGCAAGATTTAACAATGGCCTCATTTGAGATAACACTAAAAATACATGTTAATTTGAGCTAAATGTAAGAGTTGGCTCCATTTGTTCATCATTATATCTAAACTGTAATGTGTCTTAACTGTAGTATACAATAGAAAGCTAGCTATTCAACCCAGTTTATGCTTCATTCTGTCATTCTTGCAGCAATCACGAGACCTCCGCTGAAAGAAGGAAAATATGTATCCATCCACCAGAGACAGCCATATATTATGATCTGGCCAAATCAAACCATTTGGCAACTCACAATCCAAGAAGTCCTTTTGAGCACTAACACTCTATGGTTTGTAAAGAAAATGGTACTGggaattcatttttattatgaatcTCTGACCCTAATTCACGTGTAACCCACAGGTAAGGCCAGGTGTGCTACACATACTCAGGCATTCTTTAAGCAGCCTGGAGAATAGGAGGAAAAAAGCTTCAGCCTTGGGACCTCTGAAAATGATGCCAGAGGCCTACACTGGTGAGGAATCCTTCTGTAGCAGTGGAAGGGAACAAAACTGTTCAGGGATGAAGGGCCTTCTCATTCTCCCACTCCCTCCTCTGTGTATCCACAGCCAATGTATGCTTGAAGTCTCATACTAGAACATCAACTTTCTTTAGCCAGCAATGATGTCTAAAAAATTTCTATTAAACCAGAGTCAAaaactaggggggggggggatgcagctCCCCATACTCtgttgcagattttttttaatggaaagaaCTGGAACCAGACATTTTGGGGTGGGGTGGTGTTTCTCCCCACAATGAGGTTAAATCAACAATTGCCACTTCTGCCTTGCCCAGTTTTTTGCCTAGTATTGAAAAGAAGGCAATAGAGGACACGGGCCACATGGAGAAAAAGTTGTATAGGAAGTCCAGTGTGCCCCAGACTTTGTTCACCCAATGGAGGCATAACAACATGAACCCTAGGGCATCTTGAAGGGTGAAATACTTATTAGACCCTTATCTATTCCACTTCATCAGAAGCATGGGATATTACATAAGCTTATGGGTATATATATGTATCCAGAGGACAGAAAGGAGTAATTAGTGGTTATTGGTGGATTGGACTGGGACCAAGTCTTGCTTGACTTCAGTTGTGAAACCAACCTAGTTTTGTAAGACAAGCCAGAGGTTATGTTTCCTTATACAGAAACCAGTCTGTTGGTGGAGCTTATTATTTTACAATCTTCGATTCCATTATATGAAAGAAGAGAGCTTGCTGGACAAACCTAGCCAACTCAGATCTGCTTCCAAGATGGCACAGAGGAGGTCCTACAAGTCCCCTTCACTTTCACTTATGATTATTCTGTGACAAACTAGAAACAGTATTCACCTCATTGATAGGGTGGGGAGAACTGGAAAAGGGTGTGTTGCTACCATTTTCGTAATAATTGTCGCCACATCAGATGTGATTAATATGGCACCATTTAGTGTTGCTTGACTGCAACTCACAACAGCCAACAGTGGCTGTCGCATCAACATTATGATGGAAAGTATGATGTTCTCCATGAAATTAGAGTGCCACAAAAATGTGTCAGGGAGGGATACTTGCCAGATAGGCTATTAACTTTTGTGCCTTGCTTTTTTGATGATTTTACAGCTGCAGGAGAGGGGCTGGCAAATAACTAAGCTAAGAAGTCTGACAGGGAAGCTGATTTTCATTGAAAAAGaggagtaatacagtagagtctcagtcatctaacataaatgggccagcagaacgttgaataagcgaatatgttggataatgagagattaagaaaaagcctattaaacatcaaaataggttatgattttacaaattaagcaccaaaacatgttatacaacaaatttgacagaaaacgtagttcattacacattaatgctatgtagtaattactgtatttacaaatttagcaccaaaatatcacaatgcattgaaaacattgactacacaaatgcgttggataatccagaatgttggataagtgagactctactgtatcttgaacAGAAGCTAGGTGATCTGTTCTTGTGCTTATTAAATATCCACTGAGGTACATCATATAGATTGCCAACAGATAATGAGGACTGACTCATGAAATTCAGAATACATaatgggacccccccccccatcttattGAATCCTACCTTAGATATacctacagtagtctcacttatccaacactcgcttatccaacgttctggattatccaacgcatttttgtagtcgatgttttcaatataccgtgatgttttggtgctaaattcgtaaatacagtaattactacatagcattactgcgtattgaactactttttttgtcaaatttgttgtataacatgatgttttggtgctcaatttgtaaaatcataacctaatttgatgtttaataggcttttccttaatctctccttactatccaacatatttgcttatccaacgttctgccggcccgtttatgttggataagcgagactctactgtacttatgtttGCATATTTGGGCGCTAACTTTAAAGCAGCAGCTAATTCATATGATATCAATGTTCTGTGGAAATTTTCCCATGTTCCAAAAAGATCTTGTCATTAGTAtgagacctttttaaaaaaaagataaataggaCAAAGACCAGAATTGCAAAGATCCAACTGCATAATTTTTGATGGTATCCCAAATTCATTGGTTTTGTGGAATTCCTTAAACCCTCAGATTAATTTCAAACAGATCAATTTCAAAGATGATTTCCACATTATACCTGAGCAATGGTAAAACATGCAACGCCTACAAAGAATGGTAATGAGGATGCCCCAAAGTACCAGATGGTTAACCAGGCAGCAACATCCAGCACTATGATATGAACGAGCATCAGGAAGAAGAAGAGCCTATTTGGCTTCAGAAGTCCCATCTTCTCAACGGTGGCACGCAGCTCCCGGAAATCATTAACTAGTAATTGCTGTTGAAAACCCAAAcaacagatattttaaaaatcaggtaAGAAGATATTATTACCGTCGCCTAACTATATGCATGAGCAAAAAGATGGCATATAAATATTGGCTGTATTGACCGTATagtaataatttcatttcttgaACACCTTTTCCCACAAATACTGTATTACAGATAACATATATATCATCCTAGAATAAAGCAAGAAAACAGAGTAGTAAGCCTTTCTTTTCAAAATAAGTGGATAGGAAAGaagattttggaggaaaaaatgaaaagtttCTTCCCTTCATTCCTTGGATGCAGGTTATAAAATCATATGGCTGCACAATTTTACTTAGGACTTATCTACAACAGCCATTTAATCTGGGCCAGTAAGGAAATTTATATAATTCTAGTAATACTCAGGACTAGCCCTGCCATACACTCCATGCCCAAGTTTTGGTGGGGTGGAGTCTACATGATTCAGCTGGATCTTCTCTTATTTTCAACAGATATAATTGTAAAATTCTGGTAAATTTCTCTAAACTTATTGTCAAGCTACAAACCAAGGTCATGATCTTGTTAGAttcattaaaaaatatttctggagAACTATTCCCTCAGGGCACTGTGGACAATTGGAATATACAATTAGTGAAAAGATACTTTTTACAATTACTGTAAACATACTGAGCACGTTTTGCCACAAAGTCTGAAGCCATAAATTCAGTCTTGGAGGACATATGCAGCCCCAGTGACAGTTTAGCTACCTATGTCACAGAGTTTTGGTTTCTACATTACCAGCTGCAGATGTCATGACATTCAAGGAAAATTCAGTAGTACAGTAATTATATGCCACATATTTTGGCATGCAGCTATTAGTACACAATAGAAATTTAAGTTATCTGATTTTTTTCCACTACACAAATTTTCAAAACCACAGAAAGATATATTATTTCCTATGTTCTAATCTTTAATTAACACTCACATTTTTGCTTGGCTCAGAACTAGGTTGATCTGGTGCCAGTTCCCCTATCAGCAGGGAATTCAAGTACTTGCTCACTTGAGCTTTATGAAGGTGAAATGCTGTGAATGCATCCTGGGAGagaaaagacattgcaaacatgGAATGGAATGAGAAGCAAATACAAATCTATGCAGACAGAGAACATGATGAGTGGCCTCAAAGAGGTAGAGTTTACAGCATACCCTATAGACATAACTTCACTCACATTAAAAAGTTGAATTCAGGGGCTAGCAGTGTACCTCATAATCATTTCATCTGGTTTCACATCCCTATGTGAGGCTCTAATACTTAAGATTCTTGCAGTTCGAATACCTGTTACTTCTTTCTTTTAACTTTCATCCATTCTGCACACATTTGCTAAGAAGCTATAGCCAACTATGGCTTCTTGGCATTGGTACATACAGGGGAAAATCCTCGTTGTAAGGCTTAtccactattttaaaaaaccttcccaTCTGAAAATGTGTATGATGAAACAGGCTATTCTCCCTGATCTCCCAGAAGTACCGTAAGTGGCTACAAccttttcaatgtgttgtcgaagactttcatggccgggatcacagggttgttgtatgtctttcgggctgggctgtgtggccatgttccagaagtattctcttcctgacgtttcacccacatctatgcaggcatcctcatacctcacaacctctgaggatgcctgccatagatgtgggcgaaacgtcaggagagaatacttctggaacatggccacacagcctgaaagacatacaacaaccttttcaatttaactttcttctttttcatttacAGATTGCAAAGTCCCATTTTTCACTTTCCTCACCATAGTTTTCGTATGTGTACAGTCCTTTAAATCCTTGTAGTTAAGTCAAAGCGCACAATAAAATAGTAATGTAAGGGCCTTATCACGCTATGGCTTGAAGAGTAGGCAAAGGGTATGCATCCCACTGAAATCCTTTGGTTGGCTCCTGGAGaatcctggggcttgtagttcagtgaggcccaGGATTTCTCTGACTGACCATTTTAAAGCCCCtccctaaattacaaatcccagtattctgcAGGAGGCTGCCACAGGATTTCTGATGGGATGCATGCTTTGCTTACTCTTTAAGCAACGGTGTCATTAAAATTTTAAGCCCCTTCTGCACTGACATAtaaactccagattatctgctttgaacaggattatctgtcAGTGAAAAGGGGACCTAGGTAACTCAGTTTCAAATAATCCCTTCCTTCTAGACATGTGAAATCATATTACATTACAGAATGGAGGCTTTTGTCTCCCTATCGCTTGGTTTGCTCCagcagaattcttggaaatgtagtttagggaagctagGATCTCTCACACCGAGAGttccaaaaggccctgccctaaagtacatttcccagaattctgttctaTAACGGTAATGTGATCTTGTCTGAAGCATTTGGACATTACTCTTCTTTATGCACATTTTTCTTATTGTAAGCACCACTGCCaccctctgtgtgtgtatgcatatatactaCACCCACTTTGTATATATGTCTCTGGCTGCCTGTTTATCTACAAAATGTATTCTATATCCCTGTGCTTCTTAAGCTATCTGACATGAAGGGCCAGCAGGGTTTCCCACCAAATGGGGCAGAGACTGGCTCCATAATTGTGCCCTTGACTTCAACTGGTTCTTCTTTACCGGAAATTCACTGAGACTTTGTGGACCAATACCACTGGACCACCATCTGAATAACACTGCTCTATCCTCTTTTTAGATAGACAAATAAAGTAACCAGGAAGCTTTCTGAATATTGGCAGAAGCACAAGACAATCTTATTTGTTTAAAGTCTGATGACATTAAGACAAAAGTCAGATCactgatgttatttggacacttTGTTAAACAAGAACTTTGCTTCAGATCAGATTCATAACCATCTGCACAAACCCCATGCAAAGTACTCTACCACACACTTTCATTATATTTCTATGCATCAGCAGTACCTGTTACTACAATAAATAGCATTTTGCAAACATGTCACCGAAGTAATCTACATTTCAATAGTTTTATACgttctacattttaaaatttttgttacaGTTTTGAATTTCTAAATGTTCCTaaattatttatgtttattttctCTCAATACTTAACTGAAAGCTTGGGAAATTGGGTacgatataaatatttaaaaataactatttttcAAAGAGGAAACTACTGCAAATTGATTGCTCTTAAATAATGTAAAACAAGAGTAGCTTCTGAAAACATCGCAACACAAAACATGTCAACCTCAAAAATTATGTTAGAAAAGGTATATATACACAGCAATATACTATTTAACTTTGGTAAATGAAAAAGGATGACAAGACCCATTTTCTTCTTTGGGGCAAAATTTAAATGACACAATACACACAGAAAAGtaggtaagtaagtaaataatgtTTTGTTAGGATGGTAACTTTGGGGCATATTTGAAAAACTGGATTAGGTCCTCTAACAATTTCTATAAAATAAACCTATCAATCTGTtccaacaaaacaaacagaatcaCATAGCACATTTAAAGATCAAcacatttgactacaaaataaactttatttactcAGAGGGATATCCAGATTTTCAAGTATGCATAAAGTACATGTGATCAGGGTGAGAGTAAAACCACAAagtcaaaaatattatttaatttttactctctattatttattttctaatcCCACTAGTATTTCTTCCTCAATCAAAAGTATTCTGTACATACAGTAACACTATATATCTGGTGCAGTGAGTGCTAATCAATTTAAGCTCATTCTGTCATAAATGTGTTAATTTCCAAAATACCACTGGGCTCTATTGGTTTTCCCAGTTATGTGGGATGCAGTGGAACTGATATTTCAATGCATATGCATTTGCTAAAAAGAAAGATGGTTGACTTCAtgcataggattttttaaaaaatgaaacaaacatgATGCCGTGA
Encoded here:
- the LOC100555547 gene encoding acyl-CoA (8-3)-desaturase isoform X2, with product MAPPLQDTGLGLREKKATASLNANGGEVCARRFFTWDEIALRTGRIAPYLQERWLVIERKVYDISQFYKRHPGGSRVISHYAGQDATQLLVNDFRELRATVEKMGLLKPNRLFFFLMLVHIIVLDVAAWLTIWYFGASSLPFFVGVACFTIAQTQMSWLQHDLGHLSVLSTSKWNHVTHKILMSLVKGMPAQWWNYLHFQHHAKPNCFRKDPDLNMHPILFALGKTLAAELGMKKKKFMPYNYQHKYFFFMAPTLLVPFFQISIFYSSIKRKEWLDLALIVTYNIRVCLIYIPLMGFKCFMAYYWLSRLLESCWFTWVSQMNHIPMNIDYDKNVDWVTMQLQATCNVEQSLFNDWFTGHLNFQIEHHLFPTMPRHNYWKVAPLVKSLCAKHGIEYQTKTLLGAFAGILHSLKDSGEIWLDAYLHG
- the LOC100555547 gene encoding acyl-CoA (8-3)-desaturase isoform X1; protein product: MAPPLQDTGLGLREKKATASLNANGGEVCARRFFTWDEIALRTGRIAPYLQERWLVIERKVYDISQFYKRHPGGSRVISHYAGQDATDAFTAFHLHKAQVSKYLNSLLIGELAPDQPSSEPSKNQLLVNDFRELRATVEKMGLLKPNRLFFFLMLVHIIVLDVAAWLTIWYFGASSLPFFVGVACFTIAQTQMSWLQHDLGHLSVLSTSKWNHVTHKILMSLVKGMPAQWWNYLHFQHHAKPNCFRKDPDLNMHPILFALGKTLAAELGMKKKKFMPYNYQHKYFFFMAPTLLVPFFQISIFYSSIKRKEWLDLALIVTYNIRVCLIYIPLMGFKCFMAYYWLSRLLESCWFTWVSQMNHIPMNIDYDKNVDWVTMQLQATCNVEQSLFNDWFTGHLNFQIEHHLFPTMPRHNYWKVAPLVKSLCAKHGIEYQTKTLLGAFAGILHSLKDSGEIWLDAYLHG
- the LOC100555547 gene encoding acyl-CoA (8-3)-desaturase isoform X3, giving the protein MDAFTAFHLHKAQVSKYLNSLLIGELAPDQPSSEPSKNQLLVNDFRELRATVEKMGLLKPNRLFFFLMLVHIIVLDVAAWLTIWYFGASSLPFFVGVACFTIAQTQMSWLQHDLGHLSVLSTSKWNHVTHKILMSLVKGMPAQWWNYLHFQHHAKPNCFRKDPDLNMHPILFALGKTLAAELGMKKKKFMPYNYQHKYFFFMAPTLLVPFFQISIFYSSIKRKEWLDLALIVTYNIRVCLIYIPLMGFKCFMAYYWLSRLLESCWFTWVSQMNHIPMNIDYDKNVDWVTMQLQATCNVEQSLFNDWFTGHLNFQIEHHLFPTMPRHNYWKVAPLVKSLCAKHGIEYQTKTLLGAFAGILHSLKDSGEIWLDAYLHG